The nucleotide sequence TTGAATAAGTTTGGAAGGATTTATAGAAATGGATAGAATACCAAAAAAAACTGGAAACAACTGGGTTTACTGAATATATTTGTACCTATAGTAaaatcatttgaaaaaaaaaaacgatttctcATGCCTAACATTATTCGAGAGGATATAGGCATCCGAAAATAgagaaaattaatacataagAAAGGAAAGTAGGTAAAAAGAACGCGTCTCAAAGTCAATATCGCGGTCAAAGAGCAATCAAAAATTTAAGCCATATGGACAGAGGTCACAAGCAAAACAGGATTTCATCAATCAAAAACCAGATTTGTATACTATAAATATCCACCAAGCCATTAATCAAATCATtcaatttattacttaaatgTAAAAAAGCTGCATCTTACCTACCACTTACGAgtgtaacaaaattaattattcttgTGACAGTTAGTTTATCATTTGCCACGGGTTTGATCCAGTAGTTTCGTTAAAGCCTTCATCATTAAATTTtgaacaaatgttttttttttttttcagtactaAAAGCACCATTTGCAGAATATGACTACATCATAGTAGGGGCTGGATCGGCAGGCTCCGTCCTGGCATCCAGACTAACAGAAGACAAGAATGTAACAGTGTTGCTGCTAGAAGCTGGCAAGCCGGAGATGTTGCTCACTGACGTACCAGCTTTGGCGCCATACTTCCAATCGACGGACTACGCCTGGCAGTATTATATGGAGTACCAGCCGGGAGTCTGTACTGGTATATTATATTTGAAGGCACTTAATCAAGGCTGCTATTTGAGTACAAATACGATGGCCGTTAGATGGAATGCAATCGTTACTTAGATTTTGGGTTATCATGTCGAATCTTTTATACACAGGCCATTCTAGACACCTATTCACATCCTCCTTTACGAGCAATACGTCtgcattcatttatttaacagCCTGATGTCAGACAACAGCAGCCTGCTGGCATGACAGTTTTCTCAATCTGTAACATCAGCTAGTAAATCTGGCTCTTGATATCTGATCCTGATCTTATCGTCAAACGTTCTACTAAACCTCGAGGTCAAACAAtgccaaatattttattacagcaATCTGTTATTCCAGGCATGCTCAACGGGCGCTGTTTTTGGCCACGAGGCAAGGCTGTCGGCGGGACGAGCGTTATCAACTACATGATATACACCCGAGGCAGGCCTCAAGATTGGGACCGCATCGCTGCAGATGGCAACTATGGATGGTAATTAACATTCATATACTCCTAACATAGCCAAACGCGTAAATCAACATTACATTATTTCCGTGCCTTTTAAGAACAACGGGAAGtctgtttaagaaaattgtaACAATGTCACTAAATAGGTATAAGTAGTGCATCTTTTAAATAGCTCAAATCGATATACCAATACTTGCATCATATACCCATTTACGATTAATCTATTTCTCACAGCTCCTAGCTGGACAGCCATTAATATTAATCAGTATCGTCATTTTGATATCATTGATTAGACGGTATATTTCATTCTAGGCTCAGAGCAGTCTGTGGAAATATATAATTTGGGCTGGTAGTGCCCGTCACTACATTTAGGTACTCTTAGGAAATGCTTGGTGCTATAGCTATTAATATGGTCATAGGATTTAGTGAAGGTGTTCAGCAGAGAAATATTCGTCTCGATACAGTTTCTGCATTAAGTCTGACACACGCAAAGGCATCGGCGCCTGTATGCGCTGCGACATTAAAACGCCTCATGCGTCCTAATAGGAATTATCCGCATAATAATTACTCCTTGTGTTTACACTATGCACTGCTACGAATATCGGTTTTTACGTCTCTAATACGGTGTAATGTGGTGGTGTGTACTAATATGGTGATTGTTTGTTTTCAGGTCTTATAATGACGTTCTATATTACTACATGAAGTCTGAGAGGGCCAACTTAGGCGGCTTGGAGAAAAGTCCGTTTAGAAGCCAAGACGGAGTCAATCCCGTACAATTTGTGCCAAAAAGGTAAGTAATATACTTAGCTTTTCTATGTATACCTACAGCCATacagtaaacatttttatcaagGCAGTATAATcaacgatgttttttttctttcagaacCAAATTAGTCAAAGCTTTTCTAGAAGCGGGTGAAATACTTGGGCACCCCACAATAGATTACAACTCGCCACATGAACTAGGGTTTGGTTACGTGCAGACTACGACATCGTACGGCCACCGATACAGTGCAGCTAAAGCATTTTTACACAAGAAGAAGAAACGACGCAATTTACACATTTTGCCTGAAGCCACAGTGACGAAAGTTTTGATTGACCCGCAAACAAAAACAGCTTATGGAGTAGACTATGTCAGAAATAGGCTCAAGTCTACAGTAAGAGCAAGGAAAGAAGTGATCCTTTCGGCTGGACCCATTGCATCCCCTCAACTTCTCATGTTATCGGGTGTAGGACCCAAAGATCATTTAAAATCACATGGCATACCCGTTATAAAAGACTTACCGGTCGGCCAAAAGCTATACGATCACATATGTTTCCCCGGATTAATATTTGAATTAAATACAACAGGAGTGAGCCTAAAAGAATCTAGTGCTTACAACCTACGAGAAATAGTCTCATGGCTTAGAGATGGCGATACGGATATTTCTACACCTGGAGGTGTGGAAGG is from Helicoverpa zea isolate HzStark_Cry1AcR chromosome 19, ilHelZeax1.1, whole genome shotgun sequence and encodes:
- the LOC124639735 gene encoding glucose dehydrogenase [FAD, quinone]-like, translated to MIMKDMLQKTVLLLTIIAFASTTSDEEAIVETVDSIEVTRNNEYGDGSDQDSRAGRLLYSNRQNPMIELLMQTASTNYVPKNTEDFFDFLRDSYPLPGVLKAPFAEYDYIIVGAGSAGSVLASRLTEDKNVTVLLLEAGKPEMLLTDVPALAPYFQSTDYAWQYYMEYQPGVCTGMLNGRCFWPRGKAVGGTSVINYMIYTRGRPQDWDRIAADGNYGWSYNDVLYYYMKSERANLGGLEKSPFRSQDGVNPVQFVPKRTKLVKAFLEAGEILGHPTIDYNSPHELGFGYVQTTTSYGHRYSAAKAFLHKKKKRRNLHILPEATVTKVLIDPQTKTAYGVDYVRNRLKSTVRARKEVILSAGPIASPQLLMLSGVGPKDHLKSHGIPVIKDLPVGQKLYDHICFPGLIFELNTTGVSLKESSAYNLREIVSWLRDGDTDISTPGGVEGIGYIKTPVSDDPEPVPDIELISIGGSITSDGGPQGSRAVRRGMRIREDIFDGAFGDIDRISKDTWSTFPMLLHPKSVGKIELKDSNPFSHPLMYGNYLTDPKDVATFIASFRHIQKLAATPPFQRYGAKVHRANYPQCQSTVFDSDEYWECALRALTATLHHQIATCRMGPVGDSHAVVDPELRVHGVNRLRVVDSSIIPRTVSAHTHAPAMMIGEKAADLIKWTWNVLNAA